One stretch of Lytechinus variegatus isolate NC3 chromosome 17, Lvar_3.0, whole genome shotgun sequence DNA includes these proteins:
- the LOC121431023 gene encoding 40S ribosomal protein S20-like, with the protein MAYSKDPMKGPVEEVPAHRIRITLTSRNVKSLEKVCADLKRGAQDKNLKVKGPVRMPTKTLRITTRKTPCGEGSKTWDRYQMRIHKRLIDLESPSEIVKQITSINIEPGVEVEVTIADA; encoded by the exons ATG GCTTACAGCAAGGATCCAATGAAGGGACCCGTTGAGGAAGTCCCAGCCCATCGTATCCGCATCACCCTTACCAGCCGCAACGTCAAGAGCCTGGAGAAGGTGTGCGCTGATCTCAAGCGTGGTGCCCAGGACAAGAACCTGAAGGTGAAAGGACCCGTCCGTATGCCCACCAAGACCCTCCGCATCACCACCAGGAAGACGCCCTGTGGAGAAGGGTCCAAGACCTGGGATCGCTACCAGATGCGCATCCACAAGCGTCTCATCGACCTGGAGAGCCCCTCGGAGATTGTCAAGCAGATT ACCTCTATCAACATCGAGCCTGGCGTCGAGGTTGAGGTTACCATCGCTGATGCATAG